CCGACGCGATCCAGCTGAACTATGGCCAATCGGACCTGCTGCAGGACCGCCCGGGCCGCAACAAGCCGGCGCTGGTGATGCGCATCGACATGGGCAACCCCTACAACGCCACCGCGCACCGCGTGATGTGGGCCGTGCTGCAGAACGAGCACGACCCGGTGCTGCCGGCCGTGCAGCGCGATGCCGCCTGCGTGGTGGTCAACCTGTTCATGCTGCCCGATGAACCCGACCTGTTCCGCCAGTGCGTGCAGAACATCGCGCGCGTGCGCGCCGACTGCGACCGCTACGGCATGCCGCTGATGATCGAGCCGCTGGTGATGCGCCCGCACAGCGCTCAGGGCGGC
This Hydrogenophaga taeniospiralis DNA region includes the following protein-coding sequences:
- a CDS encoding class I fructose-bisphosphate aldolase, which translates into the protein MSKDKTARLNRLLSNGRCLDIALDHGVCNEPSFLNGLEDMPQVMDKLVAAGPDAIQLNYGQSDLLQDRPGRNKPALVMRIDMGNPYNATAHRVMWAVLQNEHDPVLPAVQRDAACVVVNLFMLPDEPDLFRQCVQNIARVRADCDRYGMPLMIEPLVMRPHSAQGGYMVDGDAEKIVTLVRLAREMGANIVKADPTTDPTDFHRVVQAARCPVLVRGGGREDLR